The following DNA comes from Thermodesulfobacteriota bacterium.
GCTCCCGTCTGGCCGGCCGGCTGCAGGAGGCCCTGCCAGCCGCCGCCTCTCCGGTGCCGCCCCTGGTGCACGTGGCCACCGACGGCGAATCCTACGGCCATCACCACCGCTTCGGCGACATGGGGCTGGCCTTTGTTCTCGCACAGCTGGCCGACGGGGAGGACTTGACGCTCACCAGCTACGGCCACTATCTCTCCTTGCACCCGCCCACCCAGGAGGTGGAGGTGTTCGAGCGCAGCTCCTGGAGCTGCGCCCACGGGGTGGAGCGCTGGCGTGCCGACTGCGGCTGCTCATCCGGCGGGCATCCGGGCTGGAATCAGGCCTGGCGCGCCCCGCTGCGGGAGACCCTGGACTGGCTGCGCTTCGAGCTGACCGGCATCTTCCAGCAGGAGGCCAAGGACCTCTTGGCCGACCCCTGGGCGGCCCGGGACGACGCGATCGATCTTCTCCTGGAGCCGGGCGCTGCCAGCCGGATCCGCTTCCTGCAGCGCCATGCGGCCCGGCCCCTGGCCGCCGGGGAAGAGGCCAGGGCCTTCCGTCTCCTGGAGATGCAGCGCCAGGCCATGCTCATGTTCACCAGCTGCGGCTGGTTTTTCGACGAGCTGTCCGGCATCGAAACCGTGCAGATCCTGCGCTACGCCGGCCGGGCCCTGGAGCTGGCGGAGGGGCTTTCCGGCGCCTCCCTCACCGAGCCGTTTCTGGGCCGCCTGGTCGAGGCGGAGAGCAACCTGGCCGAGATGGGGGATGGTGCCGCGGTGTTCCGGCGCTTCGTGCTGCCCGGCCGCTTTGGCCCTGCCGAGGCAGCGGGCCATGCCGGCCTGGCCATGGCCCTGGACGGGGAGTGCCGGGGGGCAATGACCTTTGGCTGCTACCAGGTGGAGATCCGGTCCGCCGGGGAGGAGCCAGCCGAGGCTCCGGGGCCGAGTGGTCTGGTCACGGTGCGCCACAGCGGCCTGGGCGAGGAGGCGACCTTCTTCGTGCTCGGGGTCGGGCCCAACGGTCACGAGGGAGGGGCCGAGGTGCACGTGCTGGACGCCCCGGCCGGGGGGAGCGGCGAGGCGGCAGCATCCCTGGCGCCCATCATCCGGCGGGCTTGCCAGGTGCGCACGAAGGAGGGGGTGGCCGCGGCGCTCGCCTGGCTGAAGACCCAGGGCGGCCGGCTCTGGACCGTGGCGGACCTCCATCCCGAGCTCCGGCAGGAGCTGCTATCCCGCCGGGTGGAAGGCTGCCGCGCCCATCTGGAAGGGATTCTGGCCGCCGCCTTCCGGGAGCATGCCGGCCTTCTGACCCTGCTGCGGCGGGCTCAGCAGGGCCTGCCCGCCATCTTCCGTCTGGGCGCCGAGGTGGCCTTCAGGGAGTCCCTGGTCTCCGCCCTGTCGGCGCCGGAGCGGGATTCCCAGGCCATGGCCAGGCTGGTCGCGGACTTGGCGGACTGGCAGATCCCAACCGGCGCCGACTGGCTGGCCCCGGCCCTGGAGGCGCCACTCACGGCGGCCATGGCGGCCATGGCCGCCGCCCCCAGCCAGGAGAACCTCGGCCGGGCCCTGGCCATCGTCAGCCTCATCACTCAGTTGCAGGTGCCGGTCTCCATGTGGCAGGCCCAGAACCTGTTCGCCGAGCTTCTGGCCGGCCTCTATCCGGCCCGGCACACCCAGGCCGCGGCCGGTGACCGCAAGGCCTCCGGCTGGCTGAAGGACTTCCTGTCCCTGGGCCACGCCCTGGGCCTGGACGTGGAGGCCCTGGTGCGGCGCCTGGCCTGAGGCGCCCGCGCAATCCGGAGACCATCATGCTGCGCTTCCTCGATCACCTGCCCTGGCCGGTTCTGATCATCGCCTGCCTGACCCTGGGCCTGGCCCCCTTTACCCCGCCCCACCTCTGGGAAAAGCTGCGCATGCTCGCCGCCGGCCGCCTGGTGCGGCCCATCGACTGGCTCGATCTCGTTCTGCACGCCAGCCCCTGGCTGCTGCTCATCCTGAAGGCGGCCCGCACCCTGGCCAGGCCGTGAGGCGGCGACCAGGGTCAGGTGGCGGCCACCGCCAGGTCCTGGGCCTCGGCCGGCCAGCTGACCAGCCGGTGGTGCTCCCGCTGCCGCAACACGTACCGCACCGCCTCGTCCCGCAAGGCCCTGCTGACGCTGAAGGCCCCGTAGCCGTCCTGCCAGGCAAACCCTTCAAGCCCAGCAAGGGCTTCGTGGACCCACCGGGAGGACCCGCCCTTGAGCAGCTGCACAGCCCGGCTCAACGCCATCGTCGCCGGCAGGCCAAGAAGCAGGTGGACATGATCGTCGGCGCCGCCAACGGCATGAACGACCATCCCATGGCGGCGGGCGATAGTGGCCAAGCAGCCCCAAATCGCTTGCTCAATGCCAGCGTGGATCCACGGCTCCCGCCCCTTGGTGCTGAACACGATGTGCACGGTAAGGCTGGTATACGTGTTGGCCATGGCCACTTCCCCGCCGGCGTTCCGGCCGACCTCTGATAC
Coding sequences within:
- a CDS encoding RND transporter — translated: MLRFLDHLPWPVLIIACLTLGLAPFTPPHLWEKLRMLAAGRLVRPIDWLDLVLHASPWLLLILKAARTLARP
- a CDS encoding DUF3536 domain-containing protein, with amino-acid sequence MRGYVTIHGHFYQPPRESPWLEIIERQDSAAPYHDWNERVHAEAYAPNSVARILNDTGQVAAIVNNYEGISFNFGPTLLGWIRQHDAATYQRIRAADRASSERLDGHGNAIAQAYNHMIMPLANRRDKITQVRWGIADFRSHFGRLPEGMWLPETAVDLETLEILHEEGIAFTILAPNQARRVRTLAGRGRWQDVSGGRVDTSRPYAVRLPCGGSLAVFFYHGAIAHDIAFGGLLADGSRLAGRLQEALPAAASPVPPLVHVATDGESYGHHHRFGDMGLAFVLAQLADGEDLTLTSYGHYLSLHPPTQEVEVFERSSWSCAHGVERWRADCGCSSGGHPGWNQAWRAPLRETLDWLRFELTGIFQQEAKDLLADPWAARDDAIDLLLEPGAASRIRFLQRHAARPLAAGEEARAFRLLEMQRQAMLMFTSCGWFFDELSGIETVQILRYAGRALELAEGLSGASLTEPFLGRLVEAESNLAEMGDGAAVFRRFVLPGRFGPAEAAGHAGLAMALDGECRGAMTFGCYQVEIRSAGEEPAEAPGPSGLVTVRHSGLGEEATFFVLGVGPNGHEGGAEVHVLDAPAGGSGEAAASLAPIIRRACQVRTKEGVAAALAWLKTQGGRLWTVADLHPELRQELLSRRVEGCRAHLEGILAAAFREHAGLLTLLRRAQQGLPAIFRLGAEVAFRESLVSALSAPERDSQAMARLVADLADWQIPTGADWLAPALEAPLTAAMAAMAAAPSQENLGRALAIVSLITQLQVPVSMWQAQNLFAELLAGLYPARHTQAAAGDRKASGWLKDFLSLGHALGLDVEALVRRLA
- the tnpA gene encoding IS200/IS605 family transposase, which encodes MANTYTSLTVHIVFSTKGREPWIHAGIEQAIWGCLATIARRHGMVVHAVGGADDHVHLLLGLPATMALSRAVQLLKGGSSRWVHEALAGLEGFAWQDGYGAFSVSRALRDEAVRYVLRQREHHRLVSWPAEAQDLAVAAT